The Lolium rigidum isolate FL_2022 chromosome 1, APGP_CSIRO_Lrig_0.1, whole genome shotgun sequence region CCCGTGGAAATGCCCTAAAGCTTCCCGTAAAAATATGAGTTGTGTCATTACATTTTAAATCCAATAGTTGCCAAAAGCATATTATAGCAACCTCACTTGTTATAACCGTGCAGTGACGATGTCTTTTCAACTGATCAATTACATGTTTGGACAAAGCGCTGAGGTTTTCGTGCAGCGCATGGGATGGGTTGTGTCCTTGgggtggtaaaccgattgctgcaCATATTGCCTTTGGATCTCTACTTTTTCAGGACTTCCTGTGAAATGAGAATAGGTTGCTCTTGCTAGTTGTAAAACATGGGCGGGGGCACGGagcaaaataaacatgcaaaaatTGCTAACATTCAGCTACATACAGGTGGGGTTCATCATCAGTTTTGCAGTCAAGTTACTCTTTCTTCGAGCGTAGCTTGTTTCGCCTTTTCAGCTACATACATTTGCTGCGCAAGCTAGAAGCAGTGCTCGTTCTGCTGGTACACGTACGTACTTCATGGCGCTTCATCTAGAACCTAGATCTGTTGTTTTGATTCGGCCTATTCATCACAACAGTTGCCTTGGCAATAGTGGTGGTCGAATTGGGTCTATGAATCACCGTCGTCGTTCTCATTGGCTGTCCATGACTTGTTGTTGGCTGAGCTGACCTCCTGCAAAAAGGAGCTTCCATTCTAGCCCGATTGTCAACCTCCATCCTCGCCTTCTTCAAGATCGGGTTCTTGTAGCCGGAAACGGAGGACATGCCGCTTCCTCCGAAATAGCTTCGTTTGCAGCTGCTTGGTTGGAGCTTGGTGTAACGCTTGATGCCTTTGCTCTGTCTCTCAGCGTTCCGTGCCCGGCACTTGTTCGTGAGCGCCTCGACCATCGCATCCTCAACCTGCTTCTGCTGCTTCGTCTTCGCCCTGAAGAGATCCTTCCACCGGTAACGCGTGCCGCTCCGCCTCATCCTGTCGACGACGTGCTTCGTGTTCTCCTCGCCGAACTGGCGCCGGTAGAACCCCTTCCACAGCACGTCGGTGACGGGGGTCAGGTCCGTCTCCGTGCGGCTCTCGATGCGGGTCAGCTGCTCCAGGGTGCAGTGGGGCAGGATCCTGCGCAGCAGCGGCGTGTCCACGCCGTCCACGCTCTCCATATGCCGGAGGTTGTCGATGGCTTTTCGGACGGACAGCTCCAGCAGACTCGGAGGCTTCCTTTCTACCTCCATCCTTATTCGCGGTTTCTTTGATTAACAGCGATGCGCGGAGATTAGATCGCCGGTGAGATAGAAGACGTCGAGTTTCTGGTTTTCGTTTCTGTTTTCCCCGGACCTATTTATCTACCTGAAACCGTGAAGCAGCAGATACGGAAACTGAAAGAGTTCCTGGAATTGGAGTCAAACTCAAACTCTTTTCCTTTCGCGTACCAGAGTCGGACATGAGTCGCCAACAAGCGGAGCATATACTCGGAGTCAAATTCGTGCATCCAACAGTAGTAGCACTGTAGCAGCGATGGGCCAGTTCGGagtcaattttttttttccaaacgatccGAAGATCGGCTTTTTCATTACCATCAGATAACGAAAAACAGACGAGTATTCACATGTCCACCAGACATGTTACCACACACGCACCACACCATATATATACAAAACGCCGCCTGAGACTAACTGTCAGCGCAGCTAAACTAACAGTTTTTGTAAACGGCCTGGGCACCATAAAGCAACAACCCACCCAACGAGGACTACAGCAAAGATGTCCAGGCAAAAGCATCAAGCCTAAGGAACGTTCCCACACAGCTTCAAGTCTCTTTATAACAACTGAAAGCATCAGGCAATGTCGGTATGATCATCCTCCTCCATATCGTCcatttcatcatcatcacctcttGCGTCCCTGATCATCAAAGGCCTCTGTATTGGAGCAGGCCTGTCTCGAGCTCCACCAGCAACGTTTTGAGCAGTAGCAAGTTTCAGTAGACCATCAGCTCCCAGACGTAGGTCTTCAGCATCTTTTTCACCATGGAGTCCTGCCCAATATTTCATGAAAACAGTAGAGTAACTAATCAGTTCAACAGGGTCTTTGATTAGTTTGTGATCGAAGCAAGATCTATTTCTCAGCTTCCAGATCGCCCAGCAAATCGCAGCCAACCCCGCAATTTGCGTGTTTCTGCTTGCAGGAATAAATCGAGGGATCCACTAgaaaaattgtgtaaaagaacCAGGTCTAGTGTTTGCTCCAACCAAGTTTCCAACTGCACTCCAGACAAACTTAGCCGCTGGACATGAGAAGAAAAGATGGGAGATACTCTCAGGGCTATTGCAAAATTGACAGGAAGCATTCCCATGCCAATTCCTTTTTAGCAGATTATCTTTTGTAGCAATAGCATTGTGCCATATCATCCATAGccaaattttgatttttaaaGGAATTCTGCTTTTCCATAAGTGCTTAAAAGTTCTGTCTAAACCATTACTGCACAGATGATTGTACACTGACTTGACAGTGAATTTGCCATTCTTTGTCCATTTCCAATAGGGTTTATCTTGCCTGTCATTTAACACTGTCTGTGACATGAATCTGCAGAGCAATATCAGGTGTCATCCATCTTCTGAAAGAAAAATTCCAGTTCATGTTGGCAGCATCAGCAACTGTCACATTTTGTTCCATACAAATGTCAAAGATCTCAGGAAATCTATCCTTTAGAGAATTTTGCCCACACCAAGCATCACACCAAAAGCTGGTGGTTTTTCCATCTCCCACCTTCATCCTTCTCCCTTTCAAATATATATGTTTCACCTGCAGCATATCAGACCAAAGGGGAGAGCCCCCAGGCTTTTTCCTTGCATTGTAAACACCTCCATTATTGAGATATTTGTTCTTCATCAGATCTTGCCAGGGCCCAGATTCATTCTCAATCTTCCACCACCATTTACACATTAAGCTGATGTTAAACAGATGAAGATTTTTTATACCCAGACCTCCTTTTTTCTTTGGTTTGCAAATCCACTTCCACTTGACAAAATGATATTTCTTTTTGTCAGCACTTCCAGCCCAGAAAAATGATCTAATTGGCCTGTCAAGCTGCTCAATAGTTGTTTTATGGAGCAACCTCATAGACATCTGATAAACAGCTACACTGGAAAGGCAGGCATCAATTTTTACAACCCTTCCTCCAATGGACATGGTGTTTCCCACCCACCCActcattttcttttttgttttttcaccCAGAAATTTCATCTCAGCAACAGTTGGTCTTCTGTCACACACAGGGGTGCCAAGGTATTTAATAGGCCAAGCCCCCTGTTGACAATTAAAAAGAGCAGCAAAAAACTGTGATTTCACCTCATCTTCCAGAATCATCATGACTTCACTTTtctcaaaattgattttgagccCAGACATTGATTCAAAGATATATAAAATGAGCTTCAGGTTCACAGCTTGTTCAGCATCATCCTGAATGAGCAAGatggtgtcatcagcatattgcagtAGGGAAATGCCTTTCTCCACCAGATTGTCAGCAAGCCCTTTGATGAGACCATTCTGTTGAGCCAGAGATATCATCTTGGATAAACTGTTGGCAGCCATGTTGAAGAGGAAAGGGGCAAAGGGGTCACCTTGTCTTACTCCTTTACAACTTGCAAAATAAGGAGCAACACTATCATTCACTTTCACACTTAATGTGCCATTTGTAACTACCTTTTTAATCCAGGTAAGCCAGCTGTTACTGAAACCTTTCTGAGAGCAGCAATCAAACAGAAAACTCCAGTTtactttatcatatgccttctcaaaatcaattttcaacACTACCCCTTGTTGTTTTCTGAACTTACTTTCTCTCAGAACCTCTTGGAGAAGCATAACCCCATCTGTGATATATCTCCCTTTGATGAAAGCAGTTTGGTGATTGGACAGAAGTTTTTCCATAACTGGAGTTACTCTGAC contains the following coding sequences:
- the LOC124683236 gene encoding uncharacterized protein LOC124683236, whose protein sequence is MEVERKPPSLLELSVRKAIDNLRHMESVDGVDTPLLRRILPHCTLEQLTRIESRTETDLTPVTDVLWKGFYRRQFGEENTKHVVDRMRRSGTRYRWKDLFRAKTKQQKQVEDAMVEALTNKCRARNAERQSKGIKRYTKLQPSSCKRSYFGGSGMSSVSGYKNPILKKARMEVDNRARMEAPFCRRSAQPTTSHGQPMRTTTVIHRPNSTTTIAKATVVMNRPNQNNRSRF